The segment CGAGTCCGGGGTTTGAGACGATCGACGGCATGTTCGGTCTGGGACGTTCACGCATGGTCGACCGTCAGCACGCTCTGCCGGGTCGCGACAACCGTCCGTTCCCGGTGCCGGCGACGCACGCCGTCCTCGGAACACCGCTCGAGGGGCCGTGGCCCGAGGGCACCGAGGTCGTCTACCTCGGCCTGGGGTGTTTCTGGGGGGCCGAGAAGGAGTACTGGCAGATCCCCGGGGTGGTGACCACGGCGGCCGGCTACATGGGTGGCTTCACGCCGAACCCCACCTACGAGGAGACCTGCACCGGTCAGACCGGGCACACCGAGACGGTGATGGTCGCCTTCGACCCACAACGAGTGAGCGTGCGTGACCTGCTCGCCGTGTTCTGGGAGTCGCACGACCCGACCCAGCTGAACCGTCAGGGCAACGACATCGGCACCCAGTACCGCTCGGCGTTCTACTGGACGACACCAGACCAGGCCGCGGCGTATGCCGCCACCCGCGCGGCGTTCGGGGCAACCTTGGCGAAGGCCGGGTACGGCGAGATCACCACCGACGCGCGGTCGTCGGCCGAGGCCGGGCCGTTCTACTACGCCGAGGACTATCACCAGCAGTACCTGCACAAGAACCCGGCCGGGTACTGCCCGATCCACTCGACGGGGCTGAGCTGCCAGGCGTAGTGATCAATTGCCACCGGTCACGATACGGAACCGACACCGAGGCCCGGTGCTCGCCGCCAGTCGCTCATCGGCCGTGACCACGACGGCATCGAACACCTCCGCCAGGGCGACGTAGGTGGCGTCATAAGCCGTGAGGTTGTTGCGCAGCTCCCAGATCCGCGCGAGCAGGGGGACAGCGTCGAAGCGCTCGAGCGGCAAGGCGGCCAGGTCTGCGAGAGCCTGCCGAGCCGACTCGGCGTCCAGCCGCCCGCCCAACACTCGGCCGCGAAGTGCCGAAGCGACCTCCACGTCCAAGAGCGCCGGAGCGATGATCGTGTCATCGCCGAGCGCCCGGCGAGCGGCGCGGCCGGCGGGTCCATCGTCGATCAGCGCCGGCAACATGGCCGAGGTGTCCGCGACGAGCGTCACGCCCACCGATCCTCGGCCCGCAACTGACGGACGTCGTCCACGGCGTCGGCCTGTTCGTACCGGGTGCCCTCACGCTCGACGCGCTCCTCTACGCGAGCCCAGATCTGCGAGATGTCAGGCCGCCGCGTCTGGGCGATCACCAAGTTGCGCATGTACTGCTGCAGCGACTGCTGGGATGCCTTGGCACGACGCACGAGTTCCGCCTGGACGTCGTCGGGGACGTCACGGATCTGAATGATGCCCATGCCTTCACTTTGCATGCACTTCACGCTGCCTGCAACCTGCTGCGCCGTTACCGCTCGCCATGGCGTCCGGCGCGATCGTGGGCGCGGCATCATCCACTCGGTCACAAACGTGCACGGATTGCATGATCACCGAGGGGTTGTGGCCCAGGAGTGGGGGGCGACGGTGAGCGGGTCGTCTCCGTTGGGGTCGTCGTCGGTCCGCTCGCCGCCGGTGGGGTCGGCGGCGGGGGTGGCCACGGTGAAGGGGTCGTCGCCGATGTTCAGGGCCAGGGTCAGGCGGTGTGCGGGGTCGGCGGCAGCGGAGCCCTGGGCGGTCAGGTCGATGACCATGGTCGTGTTCGTGACCTCGCGGACGGCGAGGGTGGCGTCCACCAACCAGGGGTGGTTGCGGCGCAGGCCGATCAGGCGCTGGTGCAGTTCGAGGGCCTCCGCCCCGAAGGGCAGCAGGTCGTCCGGGGACTCAGGGAACGGCGGGCGCACCGCGTCGTCCCCGTGGGGTCGCTTCAGCTTGCGCGCATCGAAGGCCTGCTCGTCGCCGGCGTAGATGGACGGGATGCCGGGCAACAGCATCAGCAACGCCACGGCGATCGGCAGGTGGCGGATGTCGTAGAGCTTGGTGGCGATGCGGGTGACGTCGTGATTGCCGATGAAGGTCTGCGGCCGGAACGTCTCACAGAACTCGGCGTGGCGGGTCAGGGAATGTTCCAACTCGAACAGGTTCTTGTCGTTCATCGAGTGCCAGATCCCGTGCCACAGTTCGTATTGCGTCACGGAGTCGACCCCCGAGGTCGCCACGAACTCGGGGTAGTCGCCGTGAATCACCTCACCGAGCAACCAGCACTCGGGAAAGCGTTCCTTGACCCGTCGAGTGATGGACGACCAGGCCTGCGCCCCCGGCGCGTACGCGGCATCCAGCCGCCATCCGTCGATGCCCCGCGCCAGCCAGTGGCACATCACCTCGACGACGTAGTCGGCCACCGGCGGGTGGCTCAGATCGAGCTCGACCAGATCGA is part of the Kineosporiaceae bacterium genome and harbors:
- a CDS encoding DUF3459 domain-containing protein, with product MNWSATAIWWHLYPLRFVGGEQRAEDLPGGHVQHRLGRIVNWLDYVVELGCNGLILAPMFASVSHGYDTLDHFRIDPRLGDDADVDDLVAQARARGLRLVLDGVFNHLAADHDIVQRAWLAGPDTDDGRWLRWEGEHPRVFEGNFDLVELDLSHPPVADYVVEVMCHWLARGIDGWRLDAAYAPGAQAWSSITRRVKERFPECWLLGEVIHGDYPEFVATSGVDSVTQYELWHGIWHSMNDKNLFELEHSLTRHAEFCETFRPQTFIGNHDVTRIATKLYDIRHLPIAVALLMLLPGIPSIYAGDEQAFDARKLKRPHGDDAVRPPFPESPDDLLPFGAEALELHQRLIGLRRNHPWLVDATLAVREVTNTTMVIDLTAQGSAAADPAHRLTLALNIGDDPFTVATPAADPTGGERTDDDPNGDDPLTVAPHSWATTPR
- a CDS encoding type II toxin-antitoxin system VapC family toxin, whose amino-acid sequence is MLPALIDDGPAGRAARRALGDDTIIAPALLDVEVASALRGRVLGGRLDAESARQALADLAALPLERFDAVPLLARIWELRNNLTAYDATYVALAEVFDAVVVTADERLAASTGPRCRFRIVTGGN
- the msrA gene encoding peptide-methionine (S)-S-oxide reductase MsrA, translated to MVDRQHALPGRDNRPFPVPATHAVLGTPLEGPWPEGTEVVYLGLGCFWGAEKEYWQIPGVVTTAAGYMGGFTPNPTYEETCTGQTGHTETVMVAFDPQRVSVRDLLAVFWESHDPTQLNRQGNDIGTQYRSAFYWTTPDQAAAYAATRAAFGATLAKAGYGEITTDARSSAEAGPFYYAEDYHQQYLHKNPAGYCPIHSTGLSCQA